From the Ilumatobacteraceae bacterium genome, the window GCAACGATCTGCCGCTCACCCGTGAGCGCGTGCTCGAATCGCTCGACGGCCTGCCGCTCGACCTGACGCTGCACGAGACGACGTCGGGTGTCTCCGCACTGCTGACCGGTGGGCGGCCTGGGCCGACCGTGCTGCTGCGCGGCGACATGGATGCGCTGCCGCTGCACGAGGACACCGGGCTCGACTTCAGTTCTCGCGTCGACGGCCGGATGCACGCCTGCGGACATGACACCCACACGGCGATGCTCTCGTCGGCGGCCAAGCTGCTCGCAGCGCACCGGGACGAGATCCCCGGTCGGGTGCTCTTCATGTTCCAACCGGGCGAAGAGGGGCACCACGGCGCCAAGTACATGCTCGACGAGGGGCTGCTCGACGTGCCGCCGCTCGATGACGGCACCGAGTCACCGGTCACTGGCGCATTCGCCCTCCACATCACGTCGACGATGCCGACCGGTCTCGTCGCCACCAAGGGTGGCCCGATCCTCGCGTCGGCCGACGAGTTCACGATCCGCGTGCACGGAGCGGGTGGTCACGCCAGCGCGCCGTCCCAGGCGATCGATCCGGTTCCGATCGCGTGCGAGATCGTGATCGCCCTCCAGACGATGATCACGCGCCGGATCGACACCTTCGACCCGGCGGTCGTGACCGTCGGCCAGATCCACGCCGGGACCACCACCAACATCATCCCGGCCGTCGCCGAGATCAATGGCACGATCCGTACGTTCAGCGAGCAGACCCGGGCCCGCGTGCACGACCACCTTCGTCGGGTCGCCGAGAAGATCGCCGAAGCGCACGGCGCCACCGCGGAACCGGAGGTCGTGCTCGGCTACCCGGTCACCTCGAACCAGCACGAGTTCGCATCGTTCACGCTCGACGCGGCTCGGGCGTCGATCGGACACGAGCGGGTGATCGAACTGCCGAACCCGATCATGGCGGCGGAGGACTTCTCGTACGTGCTCGATCGGATCCCGGGGGCGATGATGTTCCTCGGCGGGACGGCGCACGACCGGGATCCCGCCACGGCGCCGGCGAATCACTCCAACCTGGTGACCTTCGACGAAGACGCCATGACGACCGGTGTGGAGATGTACGCCCAGATGGCGCTCCGCCACCTGGGCGTCAACGACTGAGCGCGGCGTACGTCGACGCCGCGGCGGCGAGGCCGTCGATCAGCGCCTCGGTGTGCGGGGTCAGGCCACCCTCCCAGTCCCACCACAGCGGGCTGGATCCACGCACACGCGGCGGGAGTTCGATCTGCACGCCCTGCTCGACCGGGAGATTCACGGGGTTGCGGTCGTGCACGCCGCGCAGCTCCTTGGGGATCGCGTCGAGGTCGTCGATCACGTCGTAGGCCGGCAACGCCCGCCGGAGGTGGCCCGCGACGTGCCCGGCGAGACGACGGTTCTGTCCGCCGAGCAGCAGCGACGTCATCAGCGCCGGTCGACCGAACCCGTGGACGGTCACGACGATGTCGACGTGGCCGATGAACTCGGTGAGGCGCGCCGAGTCGGCCGGAGCGACCCGGGTCGACGGCAGATGCAGCTCCCAGTGCGGCGGGTGGAGCACCCCGTAGTAGCTGGCGCCGCTCCGCTCGGCGGCGGCGCGAGCGATGACGTCGGTCGTCTCCTCGAGACCGCCGCCGTGGTAGGCCATGAACCCGAACGAGCCCCGCAGTTCGAGCTCCTCCCGCACGCCGTCGAGCGCGAGGAGCTCCGCGAACGTGGGCGTTGCCATGTCGCCATCGTGCCACGGGACCCGTGCGAACCGCACCGGGGCGGTCCAACCCCATCGGTGCTGCCGTTAGAGTCGGCCCGATGCTGGTGTGGATGGATCTGGAGATGACCGGGCTCGATCACACGTCCGACGTGATCGTCGAAATCGCGACCCTGGTCACCGACGACGACCTCGATGTCGTCGCTGAGGGTCCCGACCTGGTGGTTCATCAACCCGACGACGTGCTCGCCCGGATGGATCCGTTCGTCGTCGACATGCATACGAAGTCGGGGCTGCTCGACCAGATCAGGGCGTCGACGATCACGCTCGAAGCGGCGGGCGCGGCGACGCTCGCCTTCATCCGGGAACACGCACCGGTCGCCCGAACGGTGCCCCTGTGCGGCAACTCGATCGGCACCGACCGTCGATTCCTCGCCGCGTACCTGCCCGAGATCGAGGAGCACCTCCACTACCGGTCGGTCGACGTGTCGAGCCTCAAAGAACTCGTGAGGCGCTGGCATCCCGACGTGCTCACCCAGCGCGGCTGGAAGCAGGGGGCCCATCGGGCGCTCGACGACATCCGAGAGAGCGTGTCCGAGCTCCAGCTGTACCGCACGCTGGTGTTCTGCGAACCCGACGAGGTCGCACGGCGGCTCGCCGTGATGCAGGCGGCGCAGGCCGCCGAGGCCGGGGCCGATACCGAGACCGCCGAGCCCGGGGCCGACGCCGCACCGCTCGAGTCCTCCTCCGAGTAGCGAGGGCCCGATCCGACTCCCGACGTCGCCGACCTCGATCGAGTTCGCCACGGCGACCGGTGAGGCGGCACACTGGCGCCATGCGCGCAGTCGTGATCGAGGAGTACGGCGGACCCGAGGTGCTGCAGGTGACCGAGGTCCCCGACCCGGTACCCGGCCCCGACGAGATCCTGGTGCGGGTCGCCCACACGGCGATCAACCGGGCCGACACGCTCCAGCGCTCCGGTGGCTACCCCGACCCGCAACGGCGCTCCCACGAGATCCCCGGGCTCGAGTACGCCGGGACGGTCGAGGCCGTCGGCGACCGGGTCCGGCTCTGGGCGGTCGGCGACCGGGTCATGGGTATCGAGGCCGGGGCGTGTTACGCCGAACTGGTCACCACCCACGAGCGTCAGGCCTTGCCGATCCCCGACGGCATCGATCTGGCCGACGCCGCCGCGATCCCCGAGGTGTTCCTCACGGCGTGGGACGCACTCGTCGTCCAGGGCGGGTTGGCGACCGGCCGCTGGGCGCTGGTGCACGCCGGCGCGTCAGGTGTCGGCACGGCCGCGATCCAGATCGCCTCGGCGATCGGCGCGCGGATCGCGGTCACGT encodes:
- a CDS encoding M20 family metallopeptidase yields the protein MTLDTLRDEAVELQRDTVALRRALHERPEVGNDLPLTRERVLESLDGLPLDLTLHETTSGVSALLTGGRPGPTVLLRGDMDALPLHEDTGLDFSSRVDGRMHACGHDTHTAMLSSAAKLLAAHRDEIPGRVLFMFQPGEEGHHGAKYMLDEGLLDVPPLDDGTESPVTGAFALHITSTMPTGLVATKGGPILASADEFTIRVHGAGGHASAPSQAIDPVPIACEIVIALQTMITRRIDTFDPAVVTVGQIHAGTTTNIIPAVAEINGTIRTFSEQTRARVHDHLRRVAEKIAEAHGATAEPEVVLGYPVTSNQHEFASFTLDAARASIGHERVIELPNPIMAAEDFSYVLDRIPGAMMFLGGTAHDRDPATAPANHSNLVTFDEDAMTTGVEMYAQMALRHLGVND
- a CDS encoding poly-gamma-glutamate hydrolase family protein, translated to MATPTFAELLALDGVREELELRGSFGFMAYHGGGLEETTDVIARAAAERSGASYYGVLHPPHWELHLPSTRVAPADSARLTEFIGHVDIVVTVHGFGRPALMTSLLLGGQNRRLAGHVAGHLRRALPAYDVIDDLDAIPKELRGVHDRNPVNLPVEQGVQIELPPRVRGSSPLWWDWEGGLTPHTEALIDGLAAAASTYAALSR
- the orn gene encoding oligoribonuclease; translation: MLVWMDLEMTGLDHTSDVIVEIATLVTDDDLDVVAEGPDLVVHQPDDVLARMDPFVVDMHTKSGLLDQIRASTITLEAAGAATLAFIREHAPVARTVPLCGNSIGTDRRFLAAYLPEIEEHLHYRSVDVSSLKELVRRWHPDVLTQRGWKQGAHRALDDIRESVSELQLYRTLVFCEPDEVARRLAVMQAAQAAEAGADTETAEPGADAAPLESSSE
- a CDS encoding NAD(P)H-quinone oxidoreductase, producing MRAVVIEEYGGPEVLQVTEVPDPVPGPDEILVRVAHTAINRADTLQRSGGYPDPQRRSHEIPGLEYAGTVEAVGDRVRLWAVGDRVMGIEAGACYAELVTTHERQALPIPDGIDLADAAAIPEVFLTAWDALVVQGGLATGRWALVHAGASGVGTAAIQIASAIGARIAVTCSAGKMDACRELGADLVLERSPADWSSVLRAELPGGVDTILDVVGGAEVDRNLSVIAPQGTIVQVGLMGGAKTDVNVGLLLVKRVHWIGTTLRARPIEQKAALSQRFIAEMLPRFTDGSLRPVIDSRFSLDDIADAHRHMEADANVGKILIDV